In Helianthus annuus cultivar XRQ/B chromosome 8, HanXRQr2.0-SUNRISE, whole genome shotgun sequence, a single genomic region encodes these proteins:
- the LOC110872186 gene encoding uncharacterized protein LOC110872186, with product MNPFNPNNPNPNNPNPNNPNPNQPNFFSSPAYTPTMDPSWGASPFPFSGFQQTPNAFSQMSQLQQVQQYQALQQIMQRNTFEQLQSQSQPPVQLEDDDEEVVPESPPQELTRKKKKGKGKMVEPETAQKPRAKARQWTKVEEEALAMAFTKASNCPIVGNNQTGSSFWKKTTDRFNAIMEHGEARDVEAVSGKWRKMIKVINNFNAIYNQIYLNPPSGSNEQDILNLAIAKWDSQNPTPFPHFRAWNVVRKDQKWKPVPNEVATAKRTKTSESGSYSAGGSTARCQIDINDDPEDDEDALPIHESERPTGRDKAKKEAAAKRKVSGSSGGGGSSGGRGEKASSKMDDLINEFRSFKEFATEKYSHKKTVSSDYARAEDFRIMRLDLDSVPEDEREVYRRMKEEVKKKWTS from the exons atgaatccattcaacccaaacaaccccaacccgaaCAACCCCAACCCGAATAATCCAAATCCGAACCAACCTAATTTTTTTTCTAGTCCCGCTTACACTCCGACTATGGATCCTTCGTGGGGGGCTTCGCCATTTCcgttttcgggtttccaacaaaCACCCAACGCCTTCTCACAAATGTCTCAACTACAACAAGTTCAACAATATCAAGCGCTCCAACAAATCATGCAACGCAACACGTTTGAACAACTACAATCCCAATCGCAACCCCCGGTTCaacttgaagatgatgatgaagaagtcgtCCCCGAATCACCACCGCAAGAGCTCACGCGCAAAAAAAAGAAAGGTAAGGGAAAGATGGTTGAACCCGAAACCGCGCAAAAACCGAGAGCAAAGGCGAGGCAATGGACGAAAGTAGAAGAGGAGGCGCTAGCTATGGCGTTTACTAAGGCCTCTAATTGCCCGATAGtcg gaaacaaccaaaCGGGTAGTAGTTTTTGGAAGAAGACAACGGATAGGTTTAACGCGATTATGGAGCATGGGGAGGCTCGTGATGTCGAAGCCGTCTCGGGCAAGTGGCGTAAAATGATCAAGGTCATCAACAACTTTAACGCGATTTATAACCAAATTTACCTTAATCCTCCAAGCGGGAGTAACGAGCAAGATATTCTTAACCTTGCTATCGCCAAGTGGGACTCCCAAAATCCAACGCCTTTCCCGCACTTCCGAGCATGGAACGTTGTAAGGAAAGATCAAAAATGGAAGCCGGTTCCAAATGAGGTCGCAACGGCCAAACGCACTAAAACTTCCGAGTCCGGAAGCTATAGTGCGGGAGGCTCCACCGCTCGATGTCAAATTGACATAAACGACGACCCGGAAGATGACGAGGATGCGTTGCCCATTCACGAGTCGGAACGTCCCACCGGGAGGGACAAAGCAAAAAAAGAAGCGGCCGCAAAGCGAAAAGTGTCCGGCTCGAGTGGAGGTGGCGGCTCGAGTGGAGGAAGAGGCGAGAAGGCATCGTCAAAAATGGACGACTTGATAAACGAATTCCGTTCGTTCAAAGAGTTCGCGACCGAAAAGTATAGTCACAAGAAAACCGTGTCGTCCGACTATGCTCGAGCGGAAGATTTTAGGATTATGCGGTTGGATCTCGACTCGGTTCCGGAGGATGAACGTGAGGTTTATCGGAGGATGAAGGAAGAGGTGAAAAAAAAATGGACGTCGTAG